A genome region from Labilibaculum antarcticum includes the following:
- a CDS encoding enoyl-ACP reductase FabI, translated as MSYNLLKGKKGIIFGALNEMSIAWKVAELAVAEGAEIVLTNTLVSIRMGTIDELAKKCNAQVIPADATSPEDLEVLFTKSMEIFGGKIDFVLHSIGMSPNVRKGLPYDELNYEYLKKTLDISAISFHKVLQTAKKLDAIAEWGSVVALTYAAAQRTMYEYNDMADAKSMLESIARSFGYIYGREKGVRINTISQSPTMTTAGSGVKGFDSLIDFSERMSPLGNATAEECANYCITLFSDLTKKVTMQNLFHDGGFSSMGMSYRAMSQYNKSFNPCDCKE; from the coding sequence ATGTCGTATAATTTATTAAAAGGAAAAAAAGGGATTATTTTTGGTGCCTTGAATGAAATGTCTATTGCATGGAAAGTTGCAGAACTTGCCGTGGCAGAAGGAGCTGAGATTGTCTTAACAAATACTCTTGTTTCTATCCGAATGGGTACAATTGATGAATTGGCTAAAAAATGTAATGCTCAAGTAATTCCTGCTGATGCTACAAGTCCTGAGGATTTGGAAGTGTTATTCACCAAATCAATGGAGATTTTTGGTGGGAAAATCGATTTCGTTCTTCACTCAATTGGTATGTCGCCAAATGTTCGTAAGGGACTTCCTTACGACGAATTGAATTACGAGTACTTGAAAAAAACATTGGATATTTCTGCTATTTCTTTTCACAAAGTATTGCAAACAGCCAAAAAGTTGGATGCAATTGCAGAGTGGGGATCTGTAGTTGCCTTAACTTATGCTGCGGCACAAAGAACCATGTATGAATACAATGATATGGCTGATGCCAAATCAATGTTAGAATCTATTGCCAGAAGTTTTGGTTACATCTACGGACGTGAAAAAGGAGTACGTATCAATACTATTTCTCAATCACCAACCATGACAACTGCTGGTAGTGGAGTGAAAGGATTCGATTCTTTAATTGATTTCTCGGAGCGAATGTCACCTCTTGGGAATGCTACTGCAGAAGAATGTGCTAATTATTGTATCACTTTGTTCTCAGATTTAACTAAGAAAGTTACCATGCAGAATTTATTTCACGATGGAGGTTTCTCAAGTATGGGCATGAGTTATAGGGCTATGAGTCAGTACAATAAGAGTTTTAATCCTTGCGATTGTAAAGAATAA
- the cysC gene encoding adenylyl-sulfate kinase, producing the protein MTTKATNIHPVFNRILGREDKERVLNQNSKVIWMTGLSGSGKTTIAIGLEKELQKRGFLTQILDGDNIRTGINKNLGFSEEDRTENIRRIAEVSKLFLNCGVITINCFVSPTIDIRDVAKEIIGGEDFMEVYVNASYKVCEERDVKGLYKKARNGEIKNFTGLDAPFEAPENPFLEIKTSEMTPEESVEKVVSAILPRLIRN; encoded by the coding sequence ATGACCACAAAAGCAACAAATATCCATCCTGTGTTTAATCGGATTTTGGGAAGGGAAGATAAGGAGAGGGTTTTAAATCAAAATTCTAAGGTTATTTGGATGACTGGTCTTTCTGGATCAGGCAAAACAACAATTGCTATAGGATTAGAGAAAGAGCTTCAGAAACGAGGATTTTTGACACAAATTCTTGATGGAGATAATATCCGTACAGGGATCAATAAAAACTTGGGTTTTTCGGAAGAAGATCGAACTGAAAATATTCGAAGAATTGCTGAGGTATCTAAATTGTTTTTGAATTGTGGAGTGATCACAATTAATTGTTTTGTGAGTCCTACAATTGATATTCGAGATGTTGCAAAGGAAATAATTGGGGGAGAAGATTTTATGGAGGTGTATGTAAATGCTTCCTACAAAGTATGTGAAGAGAGAGACGTAAAAGGATTGTATAAGAAAGCCAGAAATGGTGAGATTAAAAATTTCACCGGATTGGATGCACCTTTTGAGGCACCTGAGAATCCTTTTTTGGAAATCAAAACCTCTGAAATGACACCTGAGGAGTCGGTAGAAAAAGTAGTTAGCGCTATTTTACCTCGGTTAATAAGAAATTAG